From Triticum urartu cultivar G1812 chromosome 2, Tu2.1, whole genome shotgun sequence, a single genomic window includes:
- the LOC125540381 gene encoding PH, RCC1 and FYVE domains-containing protein 1-like, giving the protein MADPVVDIDKALIALKKGTQLLKYGRKGKPKFTPFRLSTDESTLIWVSSNQEKSLKLASVSRVLSGQRTLVFQRFLLPEKDHLSFSLIYKDGKRSLDLICKDKVETQVWFTCLSALVSPGKHRSQPQHTDEMRSSALSFDCGRESSLSSSSTFTTDSLENKLSSANSKDRSSGEYAYSERTDVSDMQVKSVSSSDIRVSVSSALSTSSHGSGGEDSESFGDVYVWGEVMCDTTSISGSDGNALSPGAITDILVPKPLESNVMLDVSYVACGVKHAALITRQTEVFTWGEECSGRLGHGAGTSIFQPRLLESLSTCNVEIMACGEFHTCAVTATGDLYTWGDGTHNAGLLGHGSTVSHWIPKRVSGPLEGLQVSTVSCGTWHTALITTSGLLYTFGDGTFGALGHGNRETISYPKEVESLKGLRTISVSCGVWHSAAVVEVIMTQSNASSGKLFTWGDGDKYRLGHGDRATKLKPTCVSSLIDYNFHKSACGHTLTIGLTTSGHMFTVGSSVYGQLGNPNNDGRYARLVEDKVGGGGVVEVACGSYHVAVLTNAGEVYTWGKGANGRLGHGDIADRKVPTLVEALRDRSVKRIACGSGFTAAICQHKWVSGMEQSQCSACRQPFGFTRKRHNCYHCGLVHCHSCSSKKALRAALSPNPGKPYRVCDSCHMKLSKVMDSGVSYSRNNIPRVPGDTKAERMDTKASRVASSTSSDMIKSLDVKAAKQAKRSDHSPQFPAILQMNDVPFIGSGDLHNAGFTVTNGYPNDPRYTSQFLRMPYLSSPSSLSSESLESFRDANELLKQEVQKLKEEVNSLRQQRELQDAELKKSEAKASEAAALAAEEASKSKAAKEVIKSLTAQVKEMAERLPAGDSDVKPPRVPYLPAGGVVSPEMGREGQKRYEPVSIHYSQTPTSVTSAWSNGLPPQAHQIGKPSDNTVAPHENMFENFNKSRDFPATHQRTNSGMAGYRPRSEDFDRRETERFQINLQDWNTRGSGSPNNQVESEWIEQFEPGVYLTLVTLHDGTKELKRVRFSRRRFAEHQAESWWSDNHEKVYDKYNLRRTDRISSVLTS; this is encoded by the exons ATGGCAGATCCCGTCGTCGACATCGACAAG GCGCTTATCGCTTTGAAGAAAGGCACCCAGCTGCTTAAGTATGGTCGCAAAGGGAAGCCAAAGTTTACTCCCTTCAGACTGTCAACT GATGAATCGACTCTTATTTGGGTCTCAAGCAACCAAGAGAAAAGTTTAAAACTAGCTTCTGTGTCCAGAGTTCTCTCAGGACAAAGAACT CTGGTTTTCCAACGTTTTCTGCTCCCTGAGAAGGACCATTTATCCTTCTCTCTCATATATAAAGATGGCAAGCGATCACTCGATCTG ATCTGCAAGGATAAGGTTGAAACACAGGTGTGGTTTACATGCCTCAGTGCATTGGTATCTCCAGGCAAGCACAGATCCCAACCCCAACACACGGACGAAATGCGCAGTAGTGCCCTTTCTTTTGAT TGTGGCAGAGAAAGTAGCCTAAGCAGTAGCTCTACATTTACCACTGATTCCCTCGAGAACAAGTTGAGCTCAGCAAATTCCAAGGACCGTTCTTCTGGGGAATATGCATATTCAGAAAGGACAGATGTGTCAGATATGCAAGTGAAAAGTGTATCTTCATCAGACATTCGAGTCAGTGTCTCCAGTGCTCTCAGCACATCCAGCCATGGTTCTGGTGGCGAGGATTCTGAATCGTTCGGGGATGTTTATGTCTGGGGAGAAGTCATGTGTGACACCACTTCCATATCAGGGTCTGATGGAAATGCACTCTCCCCTGGTGCAATCACTGATATCCTTGTACCGAAGCCCCTAGAGTCAAATGTAATGCTTGATGTCAGTTATGTGGCTTGTGGTGTGAAGCATGCTGCACTTATCACAAGGCAGACAGAGGTATTTACATGGGGAGAAGAATGCAGTGGGCGGCTTGGTCACGGGGCTGGTACAAGCATTTTTCAACCACGTCTACTCGAGTCATTGTCAACTTGCAACGTTGAAATAATGGCTTGTGGCGAGTTCCATACTTGTGCTGTTACAGCAACAGGTGATCTTTACACCTGGGGAGATGGTACCCACAATGCCGGACTCCTTGGTCATGGTAGTACCGTGAGTCACTGGATACCCAAAAGGGTTTCTGGTCCTCTGGAAGGCCTTCAGGTGTCGACTGTCTCTTGCGGAACATGGCATACCGCTTTGATAACTACTTCTGGACTGTTGTACACATTTGGAGATGGCACATTTGGCGCCTTAGGTCATGGGAATCGAGAAACAATCTCGTATCCGAAGGAGGTGGAATCTTTGAAGGGCTTGAGGACGATTTCTGTTTCATGTGGGGTGTGGCATAGTGCTGCTGTTGTTGAGGTTATCATGACACAGTCAAATGCTTCATCTGGAAAGCTATTTACATGGGGAGATGGAGACAAATATCGGCTTGGGCATGGTGACAGGGCTACAAAACTCAAACCAACTTGTGTGTCTTCACTGATAGACTACAACTTCCATAAGTCAGCATGTGGCCATACTCTTACGATTGGGTTGACAACTTCAGGGCACATGTTTACTGTCGGGAGCTCTGTGTATGGACAGCTTGGCAATCCCAATAATGATGGAAGGTATGCACGCCTAGTTGAAGATAAGGTCGGAGGCGGTGGTGTTGTGGAGGTTGCTTGTGGATCTTATCATGTTGCAGTTTTGACAAATGCTGGTGAAGTTTACACATGGGGTAAGGGTGCAAATGGAAGACTGGGCCACGGCGATATTGCAGATCGCAAGGTACCTACACTTGTGGAGGCTTTAAGGGATAGGTCTGTAAAGCGCATTGCTTGTGGATCAGGCTTCACAGCTGCAATTTGTCAGCATAAATGGGTGTCAGGGATGGAGCAGTCTCAGTGCTCAGCATGCAGACAGCCATTCGGTTTCACTCGAAAGCGACACAACTGTTACCATTGTGGCCTGGTACACTGTCATTCATGCAGTTCAAAGAAGGCCCTAAGAGCGGCGTTGTCTCCTAATCCTGGAAAGCCATACCGTGTGTGCGATTCATGTCATATGAAGCTAAGTAAAGTCATGGATTCTGGTGTCAGCTATAGCAGGAACAATATACCTCGCGTACCAGGTGATACCAAGGCTGAGAGAATGGACACAAAGGCAAGCAGAGTTGCATCATCTACCAGTTCGGATATGATCAAGAGCTTGGACGTGAAGGCAGCAAAGCAGGCAAAAAGGTCTGATCATTCGCCGCAGTTCCCTGCAATTTTGCAGATGAATGACGTCCCGTTCATCGGATCAGGTGACCTGCACAATGCAGGTTTTACAGTAACAAACGGATACCCGAATGACCCCAGATATACGTCACAATTTTTAAGAATGCCGTACTTGAGTTCTCCGAGCTCGTTGTCTTCAGAAAGCCTTGAGAGTTTCAGAGATGCGAACGAACTTTTGAAGCAAGAGGTTCAAAAACTAAAAGAAGAG GTTAATAGCTTGAGACAGCAACGTGAACTGCAAGACGCCGAGTTGAAGAAGTCGGAGGCAAAAGCCAGTGAGGCCGCGGCCCTTGCTGCTGAAGAGGCGTCCAAATCGAAGGCCGCAAAAGAGGTTATAAAATCACTAACGGCGCAG GTAAAAGAAATGGCTGAGAGGCTTCCTGCAGGAGACTCTGATGTGAAGCCGCCACGGGTCCCATATCTACCTGCTGGTGGTGTAGTTTCTCCTGAAATGGGGAGAGAAGGCCAGAAGAGATATGAGCCAGTATCCATTCATTATTCTCAGACACCGACTTCTGTCACGTCTGCTTGGTCTAATGGGCTCCCTCCCCAAGCCCATCAAATAGGTAAACCTAGCGACAACACGGTGGCTCCACACGAGAACATGTTTGAAAACTTCAACAAAAGCAGAGATTTTCCAGCCACACACCAGAGGACGAACAGTGGGATGGCAGGGTATCGTCCAAGATCAGAGGATTTTGATCGCCGGGAAACGGAAAGGTTCCAGATAAACCTGCAAGACTGGAACACAAGAGGCTCCGGTTCACCCAATAATCAGGTTGAGTCCGAGTGGATAGAACAATTTGAGCCTGGGGTGTACCTGACACTGGTTACTCTTCATGATGGAACCAAAGAGCTGAAAAGAGTGCGGTTCAG CCGGAGAAGATTCGCGGAGCATCAAGCGGAGTCGTGGTGGAGCGACAACCATGAAAAGGTGTACGACAAGTACAACTTGCGGAGAACTGACCGGATCTCTTCAGTATTGACATCATAG